A genomic segment from Montipora foliosa isolate CH-2021 chromosome 9, ASM3666993v2, whole genome shotgun sequence encodes:
- the LOC137970892 gene encoding LOW QUALITY PROTEIN: xylosyltransferase 1-like (The sequence of the model RefSeq protein was modified relative to this genomic sequence to represent the inferred CDS: inserted 1 base in 1 codon), with the protein MKFGVVRFIVAIIVLIVIIQVLTTIHFSSTHWPDDHPVVGNRHVGRTHWKIRSHVEETQIPVKEDKAVNNPKPAVLEVPFVPPCEVKHKDALSALRRVKSDSCKRLIYKTACLSEAKKLYELNIKRTCPVPREKEXPAKWIDVANTPYGNPIRIAFVVTLHGRAFRQVRRLFKALYHTNHYFFFHVDSRSDYLRREVLKMVRNFPNALVAPWSMATIWGGASLLKMLLRCMEDLMAKREWKWDFFVNLSESDYPIKHNSDLVEFLRARRDYNFLKPHGRDLARFIKKQGLDRTFLECDEHMWRLGNRSLPPEIDIDGGSDWIALNRKFCHFLVMSKDPLVATLRNMYGYSLLPAESFFHTVLRNGPLCETFIRTNLRLTNWKRKMGCRCQYKHIVDWCGCSPNDFKPEDLPRLKTKNPNYFARKFEAIVNQEVINQLDSWLFGAYPAAVKGLNYYWENMFHHEDSITKASDVFRTFYHSFVRMGISHLKTKPAQDGKDPTCFTGKHGTVREVTIFNQHDQFSGVLALYDMELPSSNGETRLVTMETWMAPLSHEELLNLNMSDGPQRLVGLEVGTIWDQKERIFRNLAHLMGPWDDPVLVHRWVHGKEFDVKIMWVDPINVVTGVYEMKVIENWVVSFHKPTFKKPMRPGKWTIKMIFTNKGEDMVIGQTSFLIIPMSFSKGEPISPQDAMAANNGPPGGIYNTNDFLIEFDREANNTEALAKRAAVNSRKAGADLDGWVDSEVDYFWTVESSCSLSGQIPECTGIPLCESTSWSSRSPDPKSELGKVKPNGRLR; encoded by the exons ATGAAGTTTGGAGTAGTTAGATTTATTGTCGCAATCATCGTTCTTATTGTGATAATTCAAGTGCTAACCACTATTCATTTTTCGTCTACTCACTGGCCCGACGATCATCCTGTAGTTGGAAATCGTCATGTCGGCAGAACACATTGGAAAATTCGCTCACACGTGGAGGAAACACAG ATTCCAGTAAAAGAAGATAAAGCTGTGAATAATCCTAAACCAGCTGTGTTAGAAGTACCATTTGTACCGCCATGTGAAGTAAAACACAAAGATGCTCTTTCAGCTTTACGGCGGGTGAAATCTGATAGCTGCAAAAGACTAATTTACAAGACAGCATGTCTGTCAGAAGCAAAGAAACTTTATGAACTCAATATAAAAAGAACTTGCCCTGTTCCACGGGAAAAGG GTCCAGCAAAATGGATTGATGTGGCAAATACGCCATATGGGAATCCTATTCGCATTGCTTTTGTAGTGACACTTCATGGGAGAGCTTTTAGGCAAGTCAGGAGATTGTTCAAAGCTCTCTATCACACAAATCATTactttttctttcatgttgaCTCT AGGTCAGATTATCTGCGTAGAGAAGTTTTGAAGATGGTACGTAATTTTCCAAACGCCTTGGTAGCGCCTTGGAGTATGGCTACCATTTGGGGTGGAGCCAGCTTGCTTAAAATGCTGCTAAGGTGCATGGAGGACTTAATGGCTAAAAGAGAGTGGAAATGGGATTTCTTTGTCAACTTGAGTGAATCAGACTATCCCATCAA ACACAATTCTGATTTGGTTGAGTTCCTGAGGGCTCGTCGAGATTATAACTTTTTAAAACCGCATGGAAGAGACCTTGCAAG GTTTATAAAGAAGCAAGGATTAGATAGAACATTTTTAGAATGTGACGAACACATGTGGAGACTTGGGAACAGGTCGCTTCCTCCTGAAATTGACATTGATGGAGGCAGTGATTGGATTGCGCTAAACAGGAAGTTCTGCCATTTTCTTGTGATGTCAAAGGATCCTCTTGTAGCAACTCTGCGAAACATGTATGGCTACTCCTTGCTTCCTGCGGAG TCATTTTTTCATACGGTGCTGAGAAATGGTCCTCTGTGCGAAACCTTCATCCGTACTAATCTGCGTCTGACCAACTGGAAGCGTAAGATGGGGTGTCGCTGTCAGTACAAGCACATCGTTGACTGGTGTGGTTGCTCTCCAAATGACTTTAAACCTGAGGATTTACCAAGACTGAAG ACAAAAAATCCAAACTACTTTGCACGAAAGTTTGAGGCGATTGTCAACCAAGAAGTTATAAATCAGTTGGATTCCTGGCTTTTTGGTGCATACCCTGCCGCCGTGAAAGGACTGAATTATTACTGGGAGAACATGTTCCACCACGAAGACTCGATTACAAAGGCAAGTGATGTGTTTCGGACTTTCTACCACTCTTTTGTCAGGATGGGAATaagtcacttgaaaacaaagccTGCGCAAGATGGCAAAGATCCCACGTGCTTTACTGGGAAACATGGAACTGTCAGAGAAGTGACAATTTTTAATCAACATGATCAATTTTCTGGCGTGCTGGCATTGTATGACATGGAATTGCCAAGCAGCAATGGAGAAACGCGGcttgttaccatggaaacatgGATGGCTCCCTTGAGCCACGAGGAGCTTTTGAATTTGAATATGAGCGATGGACCACAGCGACTAGTTGGTTTAGAG GTGGGTACCATTTGGGACCAAAAGGAACGGATCTTTCGCAACTTAGCTCACCTTATGGGTCCCTGGGATGACCCGGTCTTGGTCCATCGCTGGGTACACGGCAAGGAATTTGATGTAAAAATCATGTGGGTGGATCCCATCAACGTAGTGACCGGAGTTTACGAAATGAAAGTCATTGAGAACTGGGTGGTGTCCTTCCACAAACCCACCTTCAAAAAACCCATGCGACCAGGAAAATGGACAATTAAAATGATCTTCACAAACAAAGGCGAAGACATGGTTATCGGGCAAACGAGTTTTCTTATCATACCAAtgtcgttttccaaaggcgaaCCAATCAGCCCTCAGGATGCCATGGCTGCTAACAATGGTCCCCCTGGGGGGATCTACAACACGAATGATTTCTTAATCGAGTTTGATCGCGAAGCGAACAACACCGAGGCGCTCGCGAAACGAGCTGCCGTAAATTCCCGAAAAGCGGGGGCCGACCTAGACGGTTGGGTGGACAGCGAAGTTGATTATTTTTGGACGGTAGAGTCGTCTTGCTCACTTAGTGGACAAATTCCTGAATGCACAGGCATTCCACTTTGTGAATCGACTTCCTGGAGTTCAAGGTCGCCGGATCCAAAGTCAGAATTAGGCAAAGTTAAACCTAATGGAAGACTGAGATAA